Proteins co-encoded in one Nicotiana sylvestris chromosome 7, ASM39365v2, whole genome shotgun sequence genomic window:
- the LOC138873697 gene encoding uncharacterized protein, producing the protein MPATGPYFLLMGLRGIQPYAPYWVMRQLGRYQVMHPDEDLSVYAVEKNTTRAEPERPAKKPDIQEFVEASQEQWAWLAKENEYRATIGKLEKQIRELQFKSGLQVAVNEGEKKRLTKENEALQAQIQKMKIAAENPARNDKDENLINNLRQKVNDHNFDLNKAESELARARKQLAKNANERAHLVKKLKEKYDNEVARLKKRVITTEDKIIRQAKNFKAEREQCYMAMERLERDFQQLQEQNQVAEQTLEAKIKQIGRLLQEKGVIRERVKRVANYIAIKYSSCEDMTRYMFFSTVMIFVRRIMEDLYHLQGDLASRPAARPNNAPRVPGAIEALMYS; encoded by the exons atgcccgccactggtccttactttcTCCTAATGGGTCTGCGAGGTATCCAGCCTTACGCTCCTTActgggtgatgagacagttgggaaggtatcaggtgatgcacccagatgaagatctcagcgTTTATGCGGTTGAG AAGAATACTACAAGGGCCgaaccagaaagaccagccaaaaagcctgacattcaggaattcgttgaggcgtcacaagaacagtgggcttggttggctaaggagaatgagtacagggccacaataggaaaattggaaaagcaaATCAGAGAGCTTCAATTCAAGAGTGGCTTGCAAGTCGCGGTgaacgaaggagaaaagaaaaggttaaccaaagaaaatgaggcccttcaagcccaaattcagaaaatgaaaatagcagcagaaaaccccgcccgaaATGACAAAGATGAAAATCTCAtaaataacctgaggcagaaagtgaatgACCACaattttgatttgaacaaagcagaaagtgaactagccagggctcgaaagcaattggctaaaaacgcaaaTGAACGAGCGCACCTGGTTAAgaagttgaaagaaaagtacgataaTGAGGTTGCAAgactaaagaaaagggtcatcaccaCGGAGGATAAAATAATCAGACAGGCGAAAAACTTCAAGGCCGAAAGGGAACAGTGTTATATGGCAATGGAACGGCTAGAAAGAGActttcaacaactccaagagcagaaccaggtagccgaacaaactttggaagccaaaatcaaacagattgggcgtttgctgcaagagaagggcgtcataagagagcgagtcaaaagggtcgccaactaCATCGCGATAAAGTAtagtagctgtgaggatatgactagatatATGTTCTTCtctactgtgatgatttttgttcgccggataatggaagatctctaccacctccaaggggatttagcgagtcggcccgcggcgaggccgaataaTGCCCCGCGGGTCCCGGGGGCAATTGAGGCACtaatgtattcgtga